The following coding sequences lie in one Mesorhizobium sp. DCY119 genomic window:
- a CDS encoding low molecular weight protein-tyrosine-phosphatase produces the protein MIAKSQTSILFVCLGNICRSPLAEGVFRAVISERGVADDFLLDSAGTGGWHQGSAPDPRSVAIAADHGLDISTQKARKVVSADFQRFDLILGMDRSNVDDLRRAAPPEARDRVHLFLDFADGKGKDVPDPYYGGADGFADVYRMIRNASESLADRLERESPPVSGQASSTI, from the coding sequence ATGATCGCAAAGTCCCAGACGTCCATTCTTTTCGTATGCCTCGGCAATATCTGCCGTTCGCCGCTGGCCGAGGGCGTGTTTCGCGCGGTGATTTCCGAGCGCGGCGTGGCTGATGACTTCCTGCTCGACTCTGCCGGCACCGGCGGCTGGCACCAGGGTTCGGCGCCCGATCCGCGTTCGGTGGCGATCGCAGCCGACCACGGCCTCGACATTTCGACGCAGAAGGCGCGCAAGGTCGTGTCGGCCGATTTCCAGCGCTTCGACCTGATCCTGGGAATGGATCGTTCCAATGTCGATGATCTCAGGCGGGCCGCACCGCCGGAGGCGCGGGACAGGGTCCATCTGTTCCTCGACTTTGCCGATGGCAAGGGGAAGGACGTGCCCGACCCGTATTACGGTGGTGCAGACGGCTTCGCCGATGTCTACCGCATGATCCGCAATGCTTCGGAATCGCTGGCCGACAGGCTGGAGCGCGAATCGCCACCCGTGAGCGGCCAGGCCTCCTCGACGATATAG
- the thpR gene encoding RNA 2',3'-cyclic phosphodiesterase, giving the protein MPRLFTALEIPRDAALSLSLLRGGLPGARWIDVENYHLTLRFFGDIEGHVADEIANALDRVRRPSFQMKLSGVGAFGSKKPHAVWAGVQTSPDLYALQAEIERICQRLGIPADPRKFSPHVTLARLRNSSPLDVAQYLSARGNFSTVPFKVGRFVLMSSRDSVGGGPYIVEEAWPLTGGDSRSSLSASDSEALRIMR; this is encoded by the coding sequence ATGCCAAGACTTTTCACCGCCCTCGAAATCCCGCGTGACGCAGCGCTTTCACTTTCACTGCTGCGTGGAGGTCTGCCGGGAGCCCGCTGGATCGACGTCGAAAACTATCACCTCACTTTGCGCTTCTTCGGCGACATCGAAGGCCACGTCGCCGACGAGATCGCCAATGCCCTTGACCGGGTCCGACGACCGTCCTTCCAGATGAAGCTTTCCGGCGTCGGCGCCTTCGGCTCGAAAAAGCCGCATGCGGTCTGGGCCGGCGTGCAAACCTCGCCCGACCTTTACGCGCTTCAGGCCGAGATCGAGCGCATCTGCCAGCGCCTCGGGATACCGGCCGACCCACGCAAATTCTCGCCCCATGTCACGCTGGCGCGGCTGCGCAATTCCAGCCCGCTGGATGTCGCGCAATATCTTTCGGCGCGCGGCAACTTCTCCACCGTACCCTTCAAGGTCGGGCGCTTCGTGTTGATGTCGTCGCGCGATTCGGTCGGCGGCGGACCCTATATCGTCGAGGAGGCCTGGCCGCTCACGGGTGGCGATTCGCGCTCCAGCCTGTCGGCCAGCGATTCCGAAGCATTGCGGATCATGCGGTAG
- a CDS encoding arylesterase gives MALKHLIFALFAASLAFFTANTPVWAEPFKIVGFGDSLMAGYGLNPGESFPEKLEKALRNNGHDVVITNAGVSGDTTSGGLSRLDWSIPDGTELVILELGANDMLRGIDPEIVEQNLDKMLARLKERNIPVLLAGMVAAPNLGHSYGEQFGTIYPKLAEKYGATLYPFFLDGVAADKTALLEDGMHPNATGVDRMVERMLPVVEKTISANANKS, from the coding sequence ATGGCATTGAAACATCTGATTTTCGCACTCTTTGCCGCATCTCTTGCCTTTTTCACGGCAAACACCCCGGTTTGGGCCGAACCGTTCAAGATAGTCGGCTTCGGCGACAGTCTCATGGCCGGTTATGGCCTCAACCCCGGCGAGAGCTTTCCCGAAAAGCTTGAAAAGGCGCTACGCAACAATGGTCACGATGTCGTGATCACCAATGCCGGCGTCTCCGGCGACACCACCAGCGGCGGCCTGTCGCGCCTCGACTGGTCCATCCCCGACGGCACGGAGCTTGTCATACTGGAGCTTGGCGCCAACGACATGCTGCGCGGCATCGACCCTGAGATCGTCGAACAGAACCTCGACAAGATGTTGGCCCGGCTCAAGGAGCGCAACATCCCGGTGCTGCTGGCCGGCATGGTCGCAGCGCCCAATCTCGGCCACTCTTATGGCGAGCAGTTCGGCACGATCTATCCGAAACTCGCCGAAAAATACGGCGCCACGCTCTATCCGTTCTTCCTCGACGGCGTCGCCGCCGACAAGACCGCACTGCTGGAAGACGGCATGCACCCCAACGCCACCGGTGTAGACCGCATGGTCGAACGCATGCTGCCGGTGGTCGAGAAGACGATTTCGGCCAATGCGAACAAATCCTGA
- a CDS encoding ABC transporter ATP-binding protein, which translates to MTEAVIDLKDVSLTLGTGASSVHVLKGVSLTVTAGEATGIVGPSGSGKSTLLMVLAGLEGVDSGTVRIAGELLNGKSEDQIAAFRGRNVGIVFQSFHLIPNMTALENVAVPLELAGKRDAFAIAERELASVGLADRVTHYPGELSGGEQQRVAIARALAPEPRILIADEPTGNLDQATGRQIADLLFAKAKERAMTLVLVTHDPSLAARCTRQVAMRSGRIEAEPPLAVVSA; encoded by the coding sequence GTGACAGAAGCCGTCATCGACCTGAAGGATGTTTCGCTGACACTGGGCACGGGGGCGTCGTCCGTCCATGTGCTGAAAGGCGTGAGCCTGACGGTGACCGCCGGCGAGGCGACCGGCATCGTCGGCCCGTCGGGTTCCGGCAAGTCGACGCTGCTGATGGTTCTGGCCGGGCTGGAAGGGGTCGATTCGGGAACGGTACGAATTGCCGGCGAGCTTCTGAACGGCAAGAGCGAGGACCAGATCGCGGCGTTTCGCGGCCGCAATGTCGGTATCGTCTTCCAGTCCTTCCACCTCATTCCCAACATGACGGCGCTGGAAAATGTCGCCGTGCCGTTGGAGCTGGCGGGAAAGCGCGATGCCTTCGCCATTGCCGAGCGCGAGCTGGCGTCTGTCGGCCTGGCCGACCGGGTGACGCATTATCCGGGCGAGCTTTCGGGCGGCGAGCAGCAGCGCGTTGCGATCGCCCGGGCGCTGGCGCCGGAGCCGCGCATTCTCATCGCCGACGAGCCGACCGGCAACCTCGACCAGGCGACGGGCCGGCAGATCGCCGATCTTCTCTTCGCCAAGGCCAAGGAACGCGCCATGACGCTGGTTCTGGTCACGCATGATCCTTCGCTTGCCGCGCGCTGCACGCGGCAGGTGGCGATGCG